In a single window of the Oscarella lobularis chromosome 4, ooOscLobu1.1, whole genome shotgun sequence genome:
- the LOC136186400 gene encoding aspartyl/glutamyl-tRNA(Asn/Gln) amidotransferase subunit B-like: MFKAYSRRFCFASLIAAQPNRKLGDAARWKSLVGLEIHAQILTPLKAFSRAPSAFDRTPNTTVALFDAALPGSLPVLNASCVRAALATALALSCRVNRRSTFDRKHYFYHDLPAGYQITQARVPLAVDGELFVPNADWSTEKRVRVRQLHLEHDSARASIDESTGLTLVDLNRSGVGLVEIVTEPDITCGREAARFVKELRALLVAIETCDGDASEGSLRVDANVSVHGSGSLGTVTEIKNVGKPRLLEKAVDYEIRRQVELLEQGKAVQRETRGFDVKRGITVSMRGKGSDAHDYQFMPEPDLPPVVVSESTLEKIRESLPSIPATRRRTLVKEHGIFLRDSAWLIDNDAQNYFQKTMNLCPDVDSKFVMKWTKGSLAGLLRKTKSASFETSPVSPRQFASLLRLVLRETITKLTADRVLARMIDGDRNDADVIVERKSWKLIKDRAEIEAMCDVAFHKQDRTPPPRADVSDDSESIERALAHYAGRVQREADGRIHPQTLRQVLLQRLGGARRRPEE, translated from the exons ATGTTCAAAGCTTACTCTCGACGCTTTTGTTTTGCAAGCCTAATAGCAGCACAACCGAACAG GAAACTAGGCGATGCCGCTCGCTGGAAATCGCTCGTCGGTCTCGAAATCCACGCGCAAATTCTCACACCGCTCAAGGCATTCTCTCGCGCCCCGTCTGCATTCGATCGCACGCCGAATACGACCGTCGCGCTGTTCGACGCGGCGCTTCCAGGCTCGCTTCCCGTTCTAAACGCGTCGTGCGTGCGCGCGGCTCTCGCGACCGCGCTCGCGCTCTCGTGTCGCGTcaatcgacgatcgacgttcgATCGCAAGCACTATTTCTATCACGATTTGCCCGCCGGATATCAAATTACGCAGGCGAGAGTCCCATtggccgtcgacggcgaattgtTCGTGCCGAACGCCGATTGGTCGACGGAGAAACGCGTACGCGTGCGTCAGCTGCACTTGGAGCACGACAGCGCGCgggcgtcgatcgacgaaagcACGGGATTgactctcgtcgatttgaatcGCAGTGGCGTCGGATTGGTGGAAATTGTGACTGAACCCGATATTACGTGCGGTCGCGAAGCGGCGCGATTTGTTAAGGAATTGAGAGCTTTGCTTGTTGCTATAGAGACGTGCGATGGTGATGCATCCGAAGGATCTCTTCGTGTTGACGCAAACGTATCCGTTCACGGAAGCGGATCTTTGGGCACTGTGACCGAAATAAAAAACGTTGGAAAACCGCGTCTGTTGGAGAAGGCCGTCGATTATGAAATACGACGACAGGTCGAGCTGTTGGAGCAAGGCAAGGCAGTGCAACGAGAAACTAGAGGATTCGATGTGAAGAGAGGCATCACTGTGTCGATGCGTGGCAAAGGTTCGGATGCCCACGATTATCAGTTTATGCCTGAGCCGGACTTACCTCCTGTGGTCGTGTCTGAATCGACCTTGGAAAAGATACGCGAGTCGTTGCCTTCGATTCCTgccacgcgacgacgaactctAGTCAAAGAGCACGGCATATTCCTAAGGGATAGTGCGTGGTTGATCGACAACGATGCTCAGAACTATTTTCAAAAAACGATGAATCTCTGTCCTGACGTTGATTCAAAGTTTGTCATGAAATGGACTAAGGGTTCGCTGGCTGGCCTGTTGAGAAAGACCAAGAGTGCGTCATTCGAGACGTCACCCGTATCGCCGCGTCAATTCGCTTCCCTTCTGCGACTCGTTCTGCGCGAAACGATCACGAAACTCACCGCCGATCGCGTTCTCGCGCGCATGATCGACGGGGATCGtaacgacgccgacgtcatcgtcgagaGGAAAAGCTGGAAGCTAATAAAGGATCGAGCGGAAATAGAAGCGATGTGTGACGTAGCCTTCCACAAACAAGACCGGACACCGCCGCCACGCGCCGACGTCTCGGACGACTCCGAGTCGATCGAACGCGCGCTCGCCCATTACGCGGGACGCGTCCAACGAGAAGCCGACGGGCGAATTCATCCGCAGACGCTACGTCAAGTGCTTCTTCAAAGGCTTGGTGGggcgagaagacgaccaGAGGAATGA